A window of Pontibacillus halophilus JSM 076056 = DSM 19796 contains these coding sequences:
- the spoIIIAB gene encoding stage III sporulation protein SpoIIIAB, which yields MKWIGALILLCATTWGGFEFARRLRERPKQIRQLKNALQVMEAEILYGQAPVIEACEKVATQVPAPLCFFFDDFSKQLKECSSSLSSVWEERMKHYWPISSLGDGEREIMRQFGQTLGQHDFTSQQKHIRLALSHLERELEEALEQQKRYGTMVKSLGFLLGLLLVLLFI from the coding sequence ATGAAGTGGATTGGAGCACTAATCCTGTTATGCGCAACCACATGGGGAGGGTTTGAATTTGCTAGACGTTTACGAGAAAGGCCGAAGCAAATTCGCCAATTAAAGAATGCTCTTCAAGTAATGGAAGCAGAAATCCTATATGGACAGGCTCCTGTCATTGAGGCATGTGAGAAAGTCGCTACTCAAGTGCCAGCTCCGCTTTGCTTTTTCTTTGATGATTTTAGTAAGCAGTTAAAGGAATGCAGTTCGTCTCTTTCAAGTGTCTGGGAGGAACGGATGAAGCATTATTGGCCCATTAGTTCTCTTGGCGATGGTGAAAGGGAGATTATGAGGCAGTTTGGTCAGACGCTAGGTCAACATGACTTCACTTCTCAGCAAAAGCATATCCGGTTAGCCCTCTCCCATTTGGAACGTGAGCTAGAGGAGGCGCTTGAGCAACAAAAGCGGTACGGAACGATGGTGAAGAGCCTCGGTTTTTTATTGGGGTTGTTGTTAGTCCTCTTATTCATCTGA
- a CDS encoding SA1362 family protein, whose amino-acid sequence MNKFIRPFIYVVVGLAILGIGFKLITQTQAFFTDLLITVGFVALFGAIAYFIFFKRRGMGGGGSNEMKRYRQAVKQSKQKYASNSSPSLTSKMKPSNIKKSSVKGTKAKAKAKPKAKRASSSHLRVIEGNKDKKKDRASS is encoded by the coding sequence TTGAATAAATTTATTCGACCTTTCATTTATGTCGTGGTAGGGCTCGCGATTTTAGGGATTGGGTTCAAACTTATAACCCAAACACAAGCATTTTTCACAGATTTACTTATTACCGTAGGATTTGTGGCGTTGTTTGGTGCGATCGCCTACTTTATATTCTTTAAGAGAAGAGGAATGGGAGGCGGCGGCAGCAATGAAATGAAACGGTACCGTCAAGCTGTAAAGCAATCCAAACAAAAGTACGCCTCAAACTCTTCACCTTCTCTTACAAGCAAGATGAAACCTTCAAACATAAAGAAATCATCCGTTAAGGGCACTAAGGCTAAAGCTAAAGCCAAACCAAAAGCTAAACGTGCTTCTTCTTCTCACCTTCGTGTCATTGAAGGCAATAAAGACAAGAAAAAAGATCGAGCTTCATCCTAA
- a CDS encoding YqhR family membrane protein, translating to MEESKSTMLEQNKQEKPMSVLSKSLITGFVGGVLWSFLGAIAYYFNFTTISSGSFVLRSFFQTEWTGTWLGELISILVIGLLSLATALIYFSVLKKTKGLWPSILFGVALWLITFFVFQPVFQAVPKVGELDGNTIVTTLCLFILYSVFIGYSISYDYQVESESQSQSQNTEGH from the coding sequence ATGGAAGAATCAAAATCCACTATGTTGGAGCAAAACAAACAAGAAAAACCGATGTCTGTTTTAAGTAAATCGTTAATCACTGGATTTGTAGGAGGCGTGCTTTGGAGTTTTTTAGGCGCAATTGCCTACTATTTCAACTTTACGACCATTTCATCGGGCTCGTTTGTACTTCGCTCCTTCTTTCAAACAGAATGGACGGGAACGTGGCTTGGCGAATTGATTAGCATTTTAGTGATTGGTCTTCTTTCTCTTGCGACGGCTTTAATCTATTTTAGTGTATTAAAGAAAACAAAGGGGTTATGGCCATCTATTTTGTTCGGTGTTGCCCTTTGGCTTATTACGTTCTTTGTATTTCAGCCTGTATTCCAGGCAGTACCGAAAGTTGGCGAGTTAGATGGCAATACAATTGTGACAACGCTCTGTCTCTTTATCCTATACAGCGTGTTCATTGGATATTCCATCTCCTATGATTATCAAGTAGAGAGCGAGAGTCAGAGCCAAAGCCAAAATACAGAAGGCCATTAA
- a CDS encoding patatin-like phospholipase family protein, which translates to MNIDGVFSGGGVKGIAFIGAIEEIESRGYTFKRVAGTSAGAIIAAFLAAGYRSKDISELFYELNLKKLLDPPALGYWIPFTKWLYWYYEMGLFKGKKLEKWIYDVLAKKGVYTFQDLPEGTLKMIAADLTLGKLVVIPDDLEELYGISPKEFTIARAVRMSAGLPYFFIPARIVNKHTTVKSIMVDGGLLSNFPIWLFTSPDEKRTRPIVGMKLSASPQKIKPRAIKNAKHMVHALFATMKQAHDARYITKAEAADILFIPVQKVDTTDFDLNEETKDELIQLGRDRAIKFLKTWRG; encoded by the coding sequence ATGAACATCGATGGCGTATTCTCGGGTGGAGGAGTAAAGGGAATTGCCTTTATCGGCGCAATAGAAGAAATTGAATCGAGGGGCTATACGTTCAAGCGAGTTGCAGGCACGTCAGCCGGAGCTATAATTGCAGCTTTCCTTGCTGCCGGTTATCGAAGTAAAGACATATCGGAATTATTCTACGAACTGAATTTAAAGAAGTTGTTGGATCCTCCTGCTCTGGGGTACTGGATCCCATTTACAAAGTGGTTGTATTGGTATTATGAAATGGGGTTATTTAAAGGAAAGAAGTTAGAAAAATGGATTTATGATGTGTTGGCGAAGAAAGGAGTTTACACCTTTCAAGATTTACCAGAAGGAACTTTAAAAATGATTGCTGCAGATTTAACGCTCGGGAAACTTGTTGTGATTCCCGATGACTTAGAGGAACTGTATGGAATCTCACCAAAGGAATTCACAATTGCTCGTGCTGTTCGTATGAGTGCTGGATTGCCTTATTTCTTTATCCCTGCACGCATTGTAAATAAGCATACGACTGTGAAGAGCATTATGGTGGATGGAGGGCTACTTAGCAACTTTCCAATTTGGCTGTTCACATCCCCAGATGAGAAACGAACTCGTCCAATAGTAGGCATGAAGCTAAGTGCATCCCCTCAAAAAATTAAGCCAAGAGCGATTAAGAATGCGAAGCACATGGTACACGCATTATTTGCTACGATGAAGCAAGCGCACGATGCACGATACATTACGAAAGCTGAGGCAGCTGATATCTTGTTTATTCCTGTTCAGAAAGTAGATACGACTGACTTTGATTTAAATGAAGAAACAAAGGATGAATTAATTCAACTTGGGAGGGACAGAGCGATAAAGTTTCTCAAAACATGGAGAGGATAA
- the aroQ gene encoding type II 3-dehydroquinate dehydratase, producing MKQLLLLNGPNLNLLGKREPDIYGATTLKDVEQEVRTFVEDRGGTMKSYQSNHEGGLIDAIQEARGTIDGIIFNPGAYTHTSIALRDAIASVDIPVVEVHISNVHQREEFRHTSLLAPVCVGQIVGLGTAGYQLAAQALLERKGE from the coding sequence ATGAAACAACTTTTATTATTAAATGGACCAAACTTAAATTTACTAGGCAAGAGAGAGCCTGATATTTATGGAGCGACTACGCTCAAAGACGTAGAACAAGAAGTACGTACCTTTGTGGAAGACCGAGGAGGTACTATGAAGAGTTATCAGTCGAATCATGAAGGTGGATTGATTGATGCAATTCAGGAAGCGAGAGGCACGATAGATGGCATCATCTTTAATCCCGGAGCATACACACACACAAGCATCGCACTCCGAGATGCTATCGCGTCTGTAGACATCCCTGTTGTAGAAGTTCATATCTCGAACGTGCACCAGCGGGAGGAATTTCGTCATACGTCGTTACTCGCTCCTGTATGTGTAGGGCAGATTGTAGGGCTTGGTACGGCTGGCTATCAATTGGCAGCACAAGCTTTATTAGAGAGGAAGGGTGAGTAA
- the spoIIIAD gene encoding stage III sporulation protein AD, with product MDIFQVVSFALVASILTIILRDQKGSIAFFIILFTGIVIFFVIIGQIAEVFTLLEYVAQRANVNGMYVETILKIIGIAYIAEFGAQLTRDAGLGSVASKIELAGKVFILVLAVPILTAVIETIIGIIPT from the coding sequence ATGGATATCTTCCAGGTTGTATCGTTCGCCCTGGTCGCCAGCATCTTGACAATTATTCTCAGAGACCAAAAGGGTTCAATTGCTTTCTTCATTATCTTGTTCACAGGCATTGTCATTTTCTTTGTCATCATTGGTCAGATTGCCGAAGTATTCACCCTTTTGGAATATGTTGCGCAGCGAGCAAATGTGAATGGCATGTACGTTGAAACAATCCTCAAAATTATCGGCATTGCTTACATTGCAGAATTCGGAGCACAGCTTACGAGAGACGCTGGATTAGGTTCAGTTGCATCCAAGATTGAGTTAGCAGGAAAAGTCTTTATCTTAGTACTGGCTGTACCGATCTTAACAGCAGTAATTGAAACAATTATCGGTATTATCCCAACGTGA
- the spoIIIAC gene encoding stage III sporulation protein AC: MLGDAYLLFQIAGIGIVVAMIHTVLKQMGKEDYAHWATLVGFILVLFIVMDGLQDLFQEIKSVFLIQG, translated from the coding sequence ATGTTAGGGGATGCGTATTTGTTATTTCAAATTGCAGGCATTGGAATTGTAGTGGCGATGATTCACACCGTGCTGAAACAAATGGGGAAGGAAGATTATGCCCACTGGGCTACACTCGTTGGGTTTATCCTCGTGCTGTTCATTGTCATGGATGGACTTCAAGACCTATTTCAGGAAATTAAGTCTGTGTTCTTGATACAGGGATAG
- the spoIIIAG gene encoding stage III sporulation protein AG, producing MKNPLDFLFSKLKLKSEDGKRPTKMGYVVLVALLGLLLLIVSDVFGGKETPSNDFVTSEDQPSPSSTAGQNQETFLQKNKGSSSGDSLSELEETYEEDLKTLLETVDGVSQVEVFVNLDATEKHVYERNVSESQQETKETDTNGGERTITDSSEDKQLVLSRQGDQETPILIQTKKPEVRGVLVVAKGADHMQVKEWIVEAVSRSLDVPTHRISVMPKKQGGN from the coding sequence ATGAAGAACCCGTTAGATTTTCTATTCTCGAAGTTAAAGTTGAAATCTGAAGATGGGAAACGGCCAACGAAGATGGGATATGTCGTTCTGGTAGCGTTGCTAGGATTGCTTCTGCTCATCGTAAGCGATGTGTTCGGAGGGAAAGAAACTCCTTCTAATGACTTTGTCACAAGTGAAGACCAACCTTCTCCCTCTTCTACAGCAGGACAAAATCAAGAAACTTTCTTACAAAAGAATAAAGGGTCATCTTCTGGTGATTCACTATCAGAACTTGAAGAAACCTATGAAGAAGACCTGAAAACGCTACTAGAAACCGTAGATGGTGTGTCACAAGTAGAAGTGTTCGTAAACTTAGATGCGACAGAGAAACACGTCTATGAGAGGAATGTGTCTGAAAGTCAACAAGAAACAAAAGAAACAGACACAAATGGTGGGGAGCGGACGATTACAGATTCGTCCGAAGATAAGCAATTAGTGTTGTCCCGACAAGGAGATCAAGAGACTCCAATTCTTATACAAACTAAAAAACCGGAAGTTCGCGGTGTCCTTGTCGTTGCTAAGGGGGCTGATCATATGCAAGTGAAAGAATGGATTGTGGAGGCCGTTTCAAGGTCTTTAGATGTACCAACCCATCGCATTTCAGTAATGCCTAAAAAGCAAGGGGGAAATTAA
- the spoIIIAA gene encoding stage III sporulation protein AA produces the protein MDEIIGVFPVRFHRGVLDWVGDRWGSLQEIRVRVGRPVEFIFNEGFEFATSLIPDERDGVYMLNRLGDYSIYRLEDELREGYITLHGGHRVGLAGRVNTEGGRVKAISTVTSFNIRIAKEKVGVASGLIRDLYRDGYENTLFIGPPQTGKTTLLRDLARLISEGNAVHAAHKVGIVDERSEIAGSLHGIPQHQVGLRTDVLDACPKAEGMMMMIRSLSPEVLIVDEIGSEADVKALREAVYAGVCVITTAHGQSFDELMRRPSFAPLMSEKAFKRYVVLLGGGKPGVIGSVLDEEGQLVRTERGNVSNEVDWSTNPVMRNHMGRV, from the coding sequence ATGGATGAGATTATTGGGGTTTTTCCGGTTCGGTTTCATCGTGGGGTGTTGGATTGGGTTGGGGATCGGTGGGGGAGTTTGCAGGAGATTCGGGTTCGGGTTGGGCGGCCGGTGGAGTTTATTTTTAATGAAGGTTTTGAGTTTGCTACGTCTCTCATCCCGGATGAGCGGGATGGGGTGTATATGTTAAATCGACTTGGGGATTATTCAATCTATCGTTTAGAAGACGAGTTACGAGAGGGATATATTACGTTACATGGAGGCCACCGGGTAGGGTTAGCTGGTCGGGTGAATACAGAGGGTGGCCGGGTGAAGGCTATTTCGACCGTTACGTCCTTTAATATAAGAATTGCGAAAGAGAAGGTCGGGGTGGCGTCTGGCTTAATTAGGGACCTCTACCGAGATGGGTATGAGAACACATTGTTCATTGGACCTCCTCAGACAGGGAAGACCACGTTGCTTAGGGATTTGGCAAGGTTGATTAGTGAAGGTAATGCTGTTCATGCAGCGCATAAAGTAGGGATTGTAGATGAACGTTCTGAAATCGCAGGTAGCCTTCATGGAATTCCGCAACATCAAGTGGGACTAAGAACAGACGTGCTAGACGCATGTCCAAAAGCAGAAGGCATGATGATGATGATCCGCTCATTGTCTCCTGAGGTGCTCATTGTTGACGAAATCGGTTCTGAAGCGGATGTGAAAGCACTAAGGGAAGCGGTATATGCAGGTGTGTGTGTAATTACGACCGCTCATGGTCAATCCTTTGATGAACTGATGAGAAGACCTTCTTTTGCGCCGTTGATGTCAGAGAAGGCATTTAAACGCTATGTCGTCCTTCTCGGGGGTGGAAAGCCTGGTGTCATCGGGAGTGTACTGGATGAAGAGGGGCAGCTCGTTCGGACTGAGAGGGGGAATGTGAGCAATGAAGTGGATTGGAGCACTAATCCTGTTATGCGCAACCACATGGGGAGGGTTTGA
- the spoIIIAF gene encoding stage III sporulation protein AF produces the protein MGWVTQIILFLLLALITDLLLPASSFRKYIKLVVGLLLILVFLQPVFQLFQIDMDRFFHEQRAWVEGEDSDSMENLIDSKKREIQASQGAYILEQMAVQLETEVEEKLAEQYEVAIQDLSFQMKEGEEVGLEALESVVVVLVPAEQQKERNAGEVEEVVINTESAPSREERQPSLTPIQTFLSSSWQIEEDRLQVHWEGGAG, from the coding sequence ATTGGTTGGGTTACACAAATTATTCTTTTTTTGTTGCTAGCACTCATTACTGATTTACTGCTTCCGGCGTCATCCTTTAGAAAGTACATAAAGCTCGTAGTCGGTTTGCTGCTGATCCTTGTGTTTCTACAACCTGTCTTTCAGTTGTTTCAAATTGATATGGATCGTTTCTTTCATGAACAACGTGCTTGGGTAGAGGGAGAGGACTCAGATTCTATGGAAAATTTAATTGATAGTAAGAAAAGAGAAATACAAGCCTCCCAAGGTGCATATATTTTAGAACAGATGGCTGTCCAACTCGAAACGGAGGTGGAAGAAAAGTTAGCGGAGCAATACGAGGTGGCCATTCAAGACCTCTCTTTTCAAATGAAGGAAGGAGAAGAGGTGGGACTTGAAGCGTTGGAATCGGTCGTCGTAGTACTTGTTCCAGCCGAACAACAGAAAGAAAGAAACGCCGGAGAAGTCGAAGAAGTCGTCATTAACACTGAGTCGGCTCCTTCAAGGGAAGAACGACAACCTTCTCTCACGCCCATTCAAACTTTTCTTTCATCATCTTGGCAAATTGAAGAAGACAGGCTACAGGTTCATTGGGAAGGAGGGGCTGGATGA
- a CDS encoding DUF1385 domain-containing protein, which produces MAKTKQTAYGGQAVMEGVMFAGRTSYVTAIRRKDETIEYFELERKESKLSKTLKKIPFVRGLVALVQASANGTKHLNFSTERYDVDPSEDDQIKKEEETSKLAMILGVGAVGVLSFILGKVLFTLVPTFVAEFFRPVVPGDTGQVLLEGLFKFILLLGYIYFLSLTPLIKRVFQYHGAEHKVINAYENGSDLTVEDVQKHSRLHYRCGSSFLLFTVLVGIVVYLFVDTSPLWWRIVNRMMLIPVVIGLSFEVLQLTNKLRNIPVLRYLGYPGLGLQLLTTKEPQDDQVEVAIQSFKKVLENDRNSELRGIEGNRGIS; this is translated from the coding sequence ATGGCAAAGACGAAACAAACTGCGTATGGCGGTCAAGCTGTTATGGAAGGGGTCATGTTTGCTGGCCGCACAAGCTATGTGACTGCGATTCGTAGAAAAGACGAAACAATTGAATATTTCGAGCTCGAACGGAAAGAATCTAAACTATCTAAAACCCTAAAGAAAATTCCTTTCGTTCGTGGACTCGTCGCTCTCGTGCAAGCGAGCGCGAATGGAACGAAGCACTTGAACTTCTCGACTGAACGTTACGATGTAGACCCAAGTGAGGATGATCAGATTAAGAAAGAAGAGGAAACATCCAAGCTCGCCATGATTCTAGGTGTTGGGGCTGTTGGTGTTCTTTCTTTCATCCTTGGTAAAGTTCTATTTACACTCGTTCCAACGTTTGTGGCCGAATTCTTCAGACCCGTAGTACCTGGAGATACGGGGCAAGTCCTGCTAGAAGGATTATTTAAGTTCATTCTTCTACTTGGATACATCTATTTCTTATCGCTCACCCCGCTCATTAAGAGAGTATTTCAATACCACGGGGCCGAGCATAAGGTCATTAATGCCTATGAGAACGGATCCGACTTAACAGTAGAGGATGTCCAGAAGCACTCGCGGCTCCATTACCGCTGCGGCTCAAGCTTTTTACTCTTTACCGTATTAGTCGGGATTGTCGTGTACCTGTTCGTTGATACGTCTCCATTATGGTGGCGCATCGTGAATCGAATGATGCTCATTCCAGTCGTAATTGGATTATCGTTTGAAGTACTTCAACTAACAAATAAGTTACGCAACATTCCCGTGCTACGTTATCTTGGGTATCCGGGACTTGGATTGCAATTGTTAACTACGAAAGAACCACAGGACGACCAAGTAGAAGTAGCCATTCAATCGTTTAAAAAAGTGCTAGAAAATGATAGAAATAGTGAGTTACGTGGTATAGAAGGTAATAGGGGAATTTCTTAA
- the efp gene encoding elongation factor P, translating to MISVNDFKTGLTIEVDGSIWQVMEFQHVKPGKGAAFVRSKLRNKRTGAIQERTFRAGEKVNRAHIENSKMQYLYADGDMHIFMDTSTYEQVELPSNIISNELNYLKENMEINIQFYQGETIGVELPKNVELRVTETEPGVKGDTASGGTKPATVETGLTVQVPFFVNEGDVLVVSTDDGKYVSRSNS from the coding sequence ATGATTTCAGTAAACGACTTTAAGACCGGTCTTACGATCGAAGTAGATGGCTCAATCTGGCAAGTAATGGAGTTCCAGCATGTTAAACCAGGAAAAGGTGCTGCATTCGTTCGCTCCAAGCTTCGTAACAAACGTACAGGAGCTATTCAAGAACGCACGTTCCGCGCGGGTGAGAAAGTAAACCGTGCGCATATTGAGAACAGTAAAATGCAATATCTTTATGCAGATGGAGATATGCACATTTTCATGGATACGAGTACGTATGAGCAGGTTGAACTTCCTTCAAACATTATCTCCAATGAACTAAACTACTTAAAAGAAAACATGGAGATTAACATTCAATTCTACCAAGGTGAAACGATTGGTGTTGAATTACCGAAGAACGTTGAACTTCGTGTGACTGAAACAGAACCTGGCGTAAAAGGTGATACGGCAAGCGGCGGTACGAAACCAGCTACGGTTGAAACAGGATTAACTGTTCAAGTACCATTCTTCGTCAACGAAGGCGATGTTCTTGTTGTAAGCACAGATGATGGAAAATACGTTTCTCGTAGCAATTCCTAA
- a CDS encoding M24 family metallopeptidase — MGKIDQIRKALREQNVDGLLVTSDKNRRYLTGFTGTSGAVLISQDDALFITDFRYMEQANEEAVGYDIIEHKGPIFSEIATQVDRLGIKRLGFEKQHMTYGAYERYEELLQVEFVPTSSIVENLRLIKTNDEIMILKEAARIADQAFEHILTYIKPGIKEIDVANELEFFMRKQGATSSSFDIIVASGYRSALPHGVASDKVIQSGELVTLDFGAYYKGYASDITRTVAVGDISDELREIYDTVLQAQLRGMEGLKAGITAKEADDLTRDYIKEKGYGSYFGHSTGHGIGLDVHEGPALSFRSQEVLKPGMVVTVEPGVYVPQVGGCRIEDDTVITEHGNERLSHSSKELIIL, encoded by the coding sequence ATGGGGAAAATTGATCAAATTAGAAAAGCACTACGTGAACAGAATGTTGATGGATTGCTCGTCACAAGTGATAAGAATCGTCGGTATCTAACTGGATTCACTGGTACTTCAGGGGCTGTATTGATTTCTCAGGATGATGCTCTGTTCATCACGGATTTCCGGTATATGGAGCAAGCGAATGAAGAAGCAGTCGGTTATGATATTATCGAGCATAAAGGACCTATCTTTAGTGAGATAGCTACTCAGGTGGATCGTCTAGGAATTAAACGACTAGGTTTCGAGAAACAGCATATGACGTATGGGGCTTATGAACGTTACGAGGAATTGCTTCAGGTGGAATTTGTTCCGACGTCTTCTATTGTGGAAAATTTGCGCTTGATTAAGACAAATGATGAGATTATGATATTAAAGGAAGCGGCTCGTATTGCTGATCAAGCATTCGAGCATATTCTGACGTACATAAAGCCAGGCATAAAGGAAATCGATGTAGCGAATGAACTTGAGTTCTTCATGAGAAAGCAAGGAGCAACATCATCATCCTTTGATATTATAGTGGCTTCCGGCTATCGTTCCGCGTTGCCTCACGGAGTGGCCTCGGATAAAGTCATCCAAAGCGGTGAACTCGTCACGTTAGATTTTGGTGCCTATTATAAAGGGTATGCTTCTGACATTACACGAACAGTCGCTGTAGGGGACATTAGTGATGAACTTCGCGAAATTTACGATACCGTTTTACAAGCTCAATTACGTGGTATGGAAGGTCTGAAGGCAGGAATAACGGCCAAAGAGGCGGACGACCTCACACGTGATTACATTAAAGAAAAAGGTTATGGCTCTTATTTCGGTCATTCTACTGGACATGGAATTGGACTTGATGTACACGAAGGACCTGCACTATCGTTCCGTTCGCAAGAAGTGTTGAAACCAGGTATGGTGGTTACGGTAGAACCTGGTGTCTATGTACCTCAAGTAGGTGGATGCCGAATTGAAGATGACACGGTCATTACCGAACATGGGAATGAGCGCTTGAGTCATTCTTCCAAAGAGCTTATAATTCTGTAA
- the spoIIIAE gene encoding stage III sporulation protein AE, whose product MMGKAKGCWVALFVMVTLLFPFIVHAEPKQPDWTSGHLSNVSLDEVQSYWSKVVDEYGGFLPDLRKGSFMEFIEHKEELSIKDWVTGLVKYLFYEFIVNGKLLGSLLFLTLFCMILQSLQNAFETQAISKVAYAIVYLVLIVLALNSFNLAVSYAKDAVDAMSAFLIALLPLLLGLMASFGSLASVSFFHPVIIFLIHSSGMLVSNIVMPLLFLSALLSIVSTISSEYKVTQLASLLKNVALGIMGLFLTIFLGVISVQGASSAIQDGVAIKTAKFVTGNFIPVVGRMFTDATDTVLSASLLLKNTVGIIGVIVILSLALFPAIKVLAVAIIYKFAAAIMQPIGSGPVITSMEIISKHILYVFAALLIVTFMFFLAIVLIVASSNLTMMIR is encoded by the coding sequence ATGATGGGGAAAGCGAAAGGTTGTTGGGTGGCTCTATTTGTAATGGTGACACTCCTTTTTCCATTCATCGTCCACGCTGAACCAAAACAACCGGATTGGACAAGCGGTCACCTGTCGAACGTCTCCTTAGACGAAGTGCAATCTTATTGGTCGAAAGTGGTGGATGAATACGGAGGGTTCTTGCCGGATCTTCGAAAAGGCAGCTTTATGGAATTTATCGAGCATAAGGAAGAACTCTCAATTAAAGATTGGGTAACTGGCTTAGTGAAGTATTTGTTCTACGAATTCATCGTGAACGGGAAGCTATTAGGCTCCTTACTGTTCTTGACCTTATTTTGTATGATCCTCCAATCGCTTCAGAATGCGTTTGAAACACAGGCAATTAGCAAAGTAGCCTATGCCATCGTCTACCTTGTACTCATCGTACTAGCACTCAACAGTTTCAATCTTGCTGTGTCTTATGCCAAAGATGCCGTCGATGCTATGAGTGCATTTCTTATAGCACTCTTGCCGTTGTTACTTGGGTTGATGGCAAGTTTCGGAAGTCTTGCATCTGTATCATTTTTTCACCCTGTCATTATCTTTCTTATTCATTCTAGCGGCATGTTAGTCTCAAACATCGTCATGCCTTTGTTGTTTCTATCCGCATTGCTAAGCATCGTAAGTACGATTAGTAGTGAATATAAAGTAACACAACTCGCCTCCCTACTAAAGAATGTGGCGCTTGGCATTATGGGATTGTTCTTAACCATCTTTTTAGGTGTTATTTCTGTTCAGGGAGCGAGCTCCGCCATCCAGGACGGAGTGGCCATTAAGACGGCGAAATTCGTTACTGGTAACTTTATCCCTGTAGTGGGCAGGATGTTCACAGACGCAACGGATACGGTCCTAAGCGCTTCCTTATTGTTGAAGAACACAGTTGGCATTATTGGAGTCATCGTCATCCTTTCTCTAGCTTTGTTCCCTGCTATAAAGGTGCTCGCTGTAGCCATTATTTATAAATTTGCAGCAGCCATCATGCAACCCATAGGAAGTGGACCTGTTATTACGTCAATGGAGATTATCAGTAAGCATATACTTTACGTCTTTGCGGCGCTACTCATTGTAACGTTTATGTTCTTTCTGGCCATCGTATTAATTGTTGCATCAAGCAACTTAACCATGATGATTCGGTAG
- the mntR gene encoding transcriptional regulator MntR, whose translation MPTPSMEDYIEQIYMLIEDKGYARVSDIAEALHVHPSSVTKMVQKLDRDQYLNYEKYRGLVLTGKGKKVGKRLVYRHELLEQLLQIIGVDSSNIYEDVEGIEHHLSWNSIDRIGDLVQFFEEDPSRVEGLRKIQEKNEAEEQNED comes from the coding sequence ATGCCGACACCTAGTATGGAAGATTATATTGAACAGATTTATATGCTTATTGAAGATAAGGGATACGCTCGGGTCTCTGACATTGCAGAGGCACTTCATGTACATCCTTCATCCGTGACTAAAATGGTACAAAAACTCGACCGTGATCAGTATTTGAACTACGAAAAATATCGGGGCCTTGTCTTGACTGGTAAGGGTAAGAAAGTCGGCAAGCGTCTTGTTTACCGTCATGAACTTCTGGAGCAGCTCTTGCAAATTATTGGAGTTGACTCATCAAACATATACGAAGATGTAGAAGGTATTGAACACCATTTAAGCTGGAATTCCATTGATCGTATCGGAGATTTAGTCCAGTTTTTCGAGGAAGACCCATCCCGCGTGGAAGGGCTTCGTAAAATTCAAGAGAAGAATGAAGCTGAAGAACAGAACGAAGACTAA